A region from the Acyrthosiphon pisum isolate AL4f chromosome A1, pea_aphid_22Mar2018_4r6ur, whole genome shotgun sequence genome encodes:
- the LOC100574766 gene encoding uncharacterized protein LOC100574766 has protein sequence MYSAVYKATLKTVPGAFFLLGGALTAPAALIFLWMYNEHKKERREKEAEIRDEEKKSEALKKKNSLDFRISSHDFDLKTILDRRTQTHRGSGQFSSLGLDNIAFQMEEGTTKGK, from the exons ATGTACAGCGCTGTATACAAGGCCACGCTGAAGACGGTTCCTGGAGCGTTTTTCTTACTCGGTGGCGCATTAACTGCTCCTGCAGCTCTCATATTTCT GTGGATGTATAATGAACATAAAAAGGAACGGAGAGAAAAAGAAGCAGAGATCAGAGACGAAGAAAAGAAATCTGAGgcgttgaagaaaaaaaatagtttggacTTCAGGATATCCTCGCACGACTTCGACTTGAAAACTATATTAGATAGGCGGACACAGACTCACAGAGGTTCGGGACAATTTTCAAGTCTAGGGTTGGACAACATAGCATTCCAGATGGAAGAAGGAACTACCAAAGGCAAATAA